The Branchiostoma lanceolatum isolate klBraLanc5 chromosome 1, klBraLanc5.hap2, whole genome shotgun sequence genomic sequence GGAATGCATTACGAGAGGTACGCAGTCACTGGTTTATTGGACTTGACTCACTCGGAGAGCTTATGTTGAATGACAACAGAATTGAAGTGATTCCAGCAAATCAATTCGAATCCTTGAAGCATCTGACGTACCTGGACCTAAGTAACAACGAGCTGGTATATCTGGAAAGAGAAGCCTTGTTAACTCTGTCGAATCATGTATTTATCTTCATAACACTAGGTGGGAATAGCCTCATTGACTCCAAAGCACAAAATGTGCATAGTATGGCATGGACGGCTGGGTTTATAAATTGCCGGCTCACATGGCAGTGGATACGATTTGATGTAGCTGGTATGGGTCTGAATATCAATTATGATTCCACTGAAAAACGGTTTGCCATTGATTGGTTTATCGTCTCGGCAAATATGCATGACAACAATCTGAACAATGCTGTTCCATGTAGACCTCTCCCAGAACAGTTCCGGTTGGGTAGTTTTATGACTAGCCCTCCATTCGTCGTCATAGCAACAACTAGTAAAGAACGCGTGTATCAGCCCTTTTCTACTCTATGTTCTGAGGTGTGGAAATCTTCTAGCGGTATCAATTTGGCTTTGAAGGATGCCTCAAGTTTACGACTCTCTAGTGTGGGCTTGGGTGCGGGTAAGAATGCTGGAAATGAATCGTTGGGTTTTGGCGTTGTGGCAAAAGGACATCAGAGAGCTATGGCAAACAATCGGAGCGACGGAGACCATTCTGTGGCAACAGTGCTCTGTTTTGCTCTAGTTAATGACGTCAAACACGTTTCGCATTTCAGCGTATCCACAATGAAGCACGCAGCTGCAGATGACACAACATGTCGGTTGGCTGTTTCAAACGGCACCGTTTCATCTGTACAGAAAAATGTAACGCCCACGAAGACAGTTCCAACAACTTCTCATGGAAGACAGAAAAACGCATCTGTGACATCAACCGGTGCACCGCAGTCTAACGTACCCGGATTTTCGGTAACCAACTTCTGGATCTCTATAATTATAAGTTCCATCGTTGCAGGTTCAGCTATCATGATATGCGCCATAGCTACGTTTACCTACCAAAAGAGAAGAAGACAAAACCAAAATCGAGGCGGCATCAGAGCTAATCTGACTGTACAAAGTCAGATCGCGGGTGCCTTGCAGAGTAATCCAATGTACAATGGCAACGTTAACCAACAGGGGACGCCCCAAACAACGAGCATGCAAGAATTCTGTCAAACAAACAACGACGCGACGTACAATCAAATCAACGAGGAGGAAGTGTACACCGCTTCGGGACATCACTACTTGAACGAAATAAAAGATGAGGATACCAGCGGTGGAAATGCACAAGTATTGGACGCATCTAAAACAGACGGTACTAGTAATACATACAACCAAATAAACGAGGATGAAGTCTACGATCCTTCCCACCATGACTATTGCGAGATAAAAGATGACGATGCCAATGCATCCTCTCGCATAGACGAAGAAGATCAGCAAAGTGGCGAGAACAATGTACCTAAACAAGTCACGCAAAGCAGGAACAAAGAGGACAATGACGACGACTCGGTGACTTTCTATGCCGCTGCAGCTGAAGTAAGACTGTCCGCAGTTAGCAATGTAGGCGGCAACACATCGCTTTACCAGTCAGACAGAAAAGCGACAGCTCCCGAAGACTGTAGATTAGAGAACCTCTCTGTAACAAGGACAGTCGATGAAGAGCTAACAGCTTACAACATGGCAGGATTAGCCACCATGGAGGACGCCGTTGAGGAGTTCAGGGCACAGAGCTCTTGAAAATTTCAGTCCTTTTAGtaaaataaaggaaagaaagggaatctagctcaaatgaactcaatagAAAGTTGAGGTAACACGTCCAATGgtggtgacagagaagacaaataTTAgcctatgtacagtatttacagcttcattgtacggggaaattcccctagctctttcctACTAGTAAAATGAAGAGTGGACCACAGCTGAACCGAAAGTAAACGTCTCGTACTAACGACGtcgactgcgaccctttccagtagcgtgtaTGTCGGATGAGCGAAACCGCCGGGATTCGAACTTATAACTTCTTGCCCCAGAGGCAGGAACGCTATCAAACGGTATTACGCACGGTAAGATGAAGTTTCTAAATTGCACAGACCTCTGAAACAAACTCCAACAAAGGAGAAATACTTCCTTGTAAAAAGTGCAAGAATGAAGATTCCAGACTTATGCTGTCTGAActgctttttattttttttaaaaccatttcaggtatcatttatgtgattgttattcatatttttgtagtgGTATGAATTCTTTGTTTCATGTAACTAACATGGCCATCAATTTCGAATTCTACACATTCATTCATATTGAATAGGCCTAATATACTGTGGCATTAGCTGGACTTGATTGTGAGATTGATGGATCTTAGGAATAGATTGTCTCATTGTATATACAAAATTACACAGACCTCTAAAACAAACTGCAACAAAGGAGAAATATTTATATGATGTGGAACAACAATCATAAGACTATCGGTTTAGTAATAAAGTAAGCGTTTATGTCACTATTAATGAATTTTATGTCACTATCAATAAACGTTGCTTGAAATTTCATGACGTTTTGTCTTACTGTATCATTACTTGTCTAGATTCATTCCTTGAGATCTCGAGGAAAAGAGGTTAACCTTAATATCCAATTTAATACCTTAATATCCAAtttaataagaaaaaaatctctcactgtacccgcggcacgctggcggtgtcgctgcggccgatcgaactgacaaagcactcaacgaatttcatcgacaaaaaaactaatctttttcagctttgtgtgttttgttgtctttttggtcatacttgtacgatttgaatgatattccattataaagtcaagggtaacacaaatccagtttaggacgcagcgacgccgccagcgtgccgcgggtcaagAGAGAGGGGCTTAGGTTAACTATGTTAGACCAAGGTtggttagacagagagtcaaattacaactagagttccatgccccataccttcgccaaatgatgtcaACTTTTACGAGTGATGTTTCACAAAAGTTTGTCATTGATTACGCAAACAAGGTTGCATATATTGTATGAGGTGATGAtctttacccaaataacacaagatGGCCAGGTCAAAATATGGAAGTATTATACTCGTAttggcaaagaaggctattctagtaAATGGAGTATACCacaagaaggctattctagtaAATGGAGTATTTTTTAGCAGTTATGCAAATGGGGCCCTGGCTTGCATACCACAAGCAAGTTGAAAGGTAAAATCAATGCAGCTCTTAACTTAAGAAATTGGCAGATGAGAAGGTTCTGGACCGTGTCACCTATCTAAAGATTCATCCCACTTCGAAACAATCTCCAGCATTCTACGGCCTTCCCAAAGTCCACAAACCGGGCGTCCCTCTACGACCCATAGTCTCTAGTAAACacgtacattggggagactagTCGGCCACTAAGAGCAAGGTACAGAGAACATGGCAGAGAGAGAGCGCTAAcggctactcctctgccattttccatctaaaacacaaccagggacactcgtTCAAGCTAGAAGCCACGGATATTCCTAGATCGTGAGCCCCGATGGTTCGAACggagagaagcaatatatgagagaatgtacaatcccaccctcaacaggaaaggaggtctacgcgtcgaactttcaggcacttgggacaaTGGGCCAGCCCATCCAACCCCCACCCCCGGGCAACCATTAGTTTCtttactaaaacaacagtagctaattgaactattagcatacaaccttgtcttgacttagtctCCTATTGAGGACTATGTCAAGACATACCAAATTGTCTTAATCTCATGAATATATctcttcagagttttggtataaaacctggttttgccagttctttccttagtcactgacgaaagatagcggatgctgtctgaaacgtctgactgtttggaATTCATCCATTTTTAGCTCTGATTCTGTTTGCTCCTCAAATTGTattcaagcagaatatgactttcccgactTTCGTTTTTAAATGTATAGTCGGCTGGTGCcacgacttttaaagactagtaggcaacctcaacgacaaactcccaaccacaacgaccaactcccaaccacagatgacacTGCTCacaactaactcccaaccatggtctggagaagcttgggaggccatggtcggctatgtgtgacgggcttaactcccaaccatggtctggagaaggtcgggaggccatggtcggctatgtgttaCAAGGGCTTAACTACcgaccatggtctggagaaggttgggaggccatggtcagctatgtgtgacaggggcttaactcccaaccatggtctggagaaggtcgggagctaccaaccatggtctggagaaggttgggaggccatggtcagctatgtgtggcAGGGACATCAAGTTAACACCCATATCATGGAAGACAGAGATTTGAGACATAAAGCTACAACATAGTGCTTTTGGTCATAGCTTTTTATTCGCTTTGGTTATCAATTtgaaacatacacatgtacatgtacaatcacaaatccctagaaaagtCCACATATTGCATGCAAAATTCACACTTTCTTGCACAAGATGACAAGACTGCACTGCATGAAGTGGTTAAATAATGACATTAGAAATAGATGTGCATCTTATTATAATGTCGATGAACCCCAATGGCCCACAATTGCCGTATATGAAAACATGTATGTGCATAAACATTATACAGTGTGTCATATATTTTCACCCAAACACCAAAGCCCAATGACACACTTAATCAAGACACAAATAACGGTACATCTATTTACACATGCACTTTTccaaatcaaatgtaatgcatGTTATATATATCACAACACAAACAATATTATGAAGTTCAGTAAACTGCTTTATAATATCAACTTACTATATATCATTGGACCTTTGGTCATACTTAACCCAACTTAATATCTCCATTGTATACCTTCCAGTCCTCTAAAGTAGGTACAAGAGCTAGGTTCacattttattgctttttcacGATTACATTCCACCTTGTCCCTACATGTTCTTGATGTTTGTCCAAGTTTGTCAAAGTTGAATAATATATTATGAACACCTGGATCGTGTGGTACATAGCAAACAAGGTCTCTTCATAAGTAATATCATCAGCCCCATATATCAACAGAACAAAATTTAATGGAagaatcttgaaatatttggaaATCTCATAGAAGCTAagcagacatgtacatgtatttgtggtaTACATACTTCTCAACCAACTGCAAAGAGATGTAGAAACAGCTGTTGTATTTTAGAGACCACTTGTGCGTCTGTTCTTGGTTGAATTTGAACTAGAAGCCATAGTATCAAAATGGTACAAATAGTATAACTGTTACCCaagatgtactgtaaatgcagaaatgttcgcggggatttaatttcgcgggagaaaatggagtgtttgccatggttttgagttcgcatttgaaacaagagtagcgctacagtcacacaatggaacggcttttcgatgtggttttaagtttgtggtaaagacTTCatcgcgaaaactgcgaacataaaaccaccgcgaacatttctgcatttacagtaatacatcTTTCCTACATCCAGTCCGAATTTTCAGCTGTCTGCAGGAATGACTGACTGAATTGTGCCGAGGTAGGATAGTAATGCTGTAGGGTGAAAGGCACATACAGATTGCACCGGAAAACAGTTGGACCTCTTTGTCATCTTAGTTAGAGGCACAGCTGTGGAGGCTGTGGCATACTGCAAATCTATTTActttcggtggttttattttgcggtagaaaggaaaaggaggttttcgcattttaaatttgcatttgaaGAAATTCTGTAGTAGAGTAGTAATACAATTGGAAACGCATATTAGAGGTGTCATAAATtcgcggtggagaggtcactgtgaaaactgcacCAAATCCTGTGCAAAATCCCTGAATCTCAGATGTGGCTTATATGAATGTGCATTTATTTATCATTGGCATGACAAATTGTTAGCTTGCAAATGAAGAACTCAAGTTTCAGCTCTTGCATTGTTTGCATTCAAAGGAGTCCAACTTCTAGTTTGATTGATACACATGTAACTTTGCTTATTTTGATTCATTCTGCAGGAAAAGGACAGGATGATGCTCAAAAAGAGGTGATAATCAACGCTTGTTTTAAATTACAGTTTGTAGTAGATTGAAATTGGCAAACGTCAGTGGCAACAATATGAGAGGTTTACTGACTTTTACAATACACACATATACCGGTATGGGAAGGATGGGGTATGTTTTAAAGTACTCTCTAGCCAGATTTTCATTTCTCGTTttggtgtatgtttgtttccaGAAATAGcatgcaattttttttgctcTTTGTCTGTACATGCTCATAGCCTCAAACAGACGGTAGTGGCTTCACCCTGTTTCTTCTCCTCAGGAAAAAGTCCATGAATTTTTCCTTAAAGTTTGTGTCCACCTTAGGCGGGGGGAAGGACAGACTCGCCCGCGGAACATCCACCCAATCCTCCATGATGAGGGGAGGGTGTGTTGGCTGCAGTACCGGAGGTAGCGTCAAGGGGGAGTTGCTGGCCCTCTTGACTGGAATCAGGCTCGTTTGGTTAGCCTGTTGTTTGCGTTGGAAACTTGGACTGAGTCTGACTGTGTGTGGTAGCTGGTGACTGACAGCGCCCTCTGTGAGAATGGGGCTGAGAGACAAGGGCGACACTTGGCTCTTCCTTCCGCTGCGCTCTCCTTGCGTCTTCCCGACCAACCGAATCTGATTTCCCTCCAAAACATTCAAGTACGTAACAACCTCCTTCTCTCTGACAACCTTTCCCACATTCGATGGCCCACCAGACAACGGCAGAGAAGTAGTCTTGTGTAAAGGCCTCTCTCCAACAGACGAGGGTAGCGAAGAAGTCTTGTGTAAAGGCCTCTTTGCTCGTAGATGTGACTGCGGTAAGAAACGGCCACTGTAGCAGGATCCGGAGTAGTTTGCACTGTATGTCCCTAGCGGGGGTCCTCCCGATGCACTTGTGAAAGTCGACCCGGTTGCATCACTACTAGAACTGTTGGGGGTGTCCGAGCCACCTTCGGAATTGTCCTCGTTACCCCCCGGGTTGGAATCATCCTTTGCCTTCGGTGCGTCCCCCTCCCCAACATTATTATCCACCTGGTTGTGTTTGCCCTCTAAGCTCACAACTATCACCGTGATGTTGTCTGAGGACCCATTGTCTTTGGCCATAGCTACGAGGTCTTTGGCAACTTGGTGGCGGCTCCCCTCGTTCTTGGTGATGCTGACCTGGATGGTGTCCGTGATCTGGCCCTGAGAGATGTGCTCCCAAAAGCCGTCGCAGCCCACGATCAGGTACTCCTCCGAGCCGTCTAAAGGCACTTTGGTGACGTCTGCTTCCCCACTTATGTATGGCTTTTCACTGGCATCTCCTGTGATGAAACATATAGGCATTTGATCACATCAGATATAGTAAGATGAAGGACTACCTTTTGACCTCGAAGTTTCAAAGCCCAAGTAACACCAAATAGTGTTAATGCATTTCTTTTCACAGTGGCATTATTTCACACTAAGAGGGAGAAAAGGAAGTTTTTGTCCTAAATAGTACAAAACATCAATTCTTTAACTTAATGTAAGGtatgtaaataaacaaactttctAAATTAAgtctttttctttctcaaaaCATTTGTAGAGCTGTAGAAAAATACCTTTATGGACAAATATGACTTCCTTACAAAGACATTTGTCAACACAGACATCGTAACTAGAAGAAGCCATTTCATCATTGAAACTGTAATGCAAGGATCAGACTTTCTCACCTATTGCCCTGGACACAGACAAGTTTCCGTTGACTCGCCATGTGCCGTAGTGAACCACACAGCCCCCAAGGTCCTCTATCCTCTTCCGCTCATCCTGGAACACAAGCACGttggttaacctttagcacactaaagtagtggtttggcaccccattcccctttggttacagtgttaggcagcagggagaaggttaaacatttATCACATATCAGATGTGTGGCGTCAAatggccgagtggctaggctagtggacacgttatcacaggtttgattcctggcattcctggctagacgttgtgtccttgggagaggcaccttagacaactttcctcactccaaccatgtgtaaaaatgagcatctgacttcggttggagagGTAAAAGGTAAAATGATGTACAATCttaaaagaaaatacacaagatTTGGAATGATATGGACAATACAATGCCAATCATTAAAAAATGACATATAATCAACGGAAAGTTTGTCACTTCTTGTAGTTCCTAGTGGCTCATAGGTCAGCAAATTGCCTTGCTGTTTctatagcagggtatatctttacagggagggattgctagcccttcccctttaacgtgctcgaacacgggacccccatgtTACGTCCCTTCCGTAAGACTGGTGCAGCCCTAACCGAGATACAATGctcaggatttgaaccagggtctcccagttaccagctATATATTggagccaggagctcaactgtgagactgctaccagttgagctacaggggcaTCCCTTTGAGAATCACTACACACTCCCAACAACTTCTGTACCATAAAATTCTTCACACAATGGCCTGTGAGATGCCTACTTCTCTCTCTGGTTTGTGTGCGTCCATGATCTCCAGACAACTCTCCTTCCTGATGACCATGGCTGAGCTGTCCCCACACCAGGACACGTACAGGGTGCTGCCTCGGATCAGCGCAATCACAGCAGTCGAACCACTCCTCAGGCCCTAACGGGTGATAGCAAGATCAAACATTTGTATTGGATCATTGTCTACCACAATACATTGTTCATTCATGTATCAAATACTaatgtaaattcattttttgcAGGGACCTCGTTTCCAGAAGGGTTAAGGAGGTTTTCGATGCGTTTTCAGCTTGCGGTCGAATCAAAATTCTGTAGTAGTCATAGTAGTCATATGGAAATGCATGTTCGGTGTATCGTGAACTCACGGTGGAGAAGTCAgtgcaaaaatgaaaccaccacATTCATTTAAAACGCAGCCCAACTAAATCATGGTTCTAGCAGCCCTTGTAGTGGTGAGGCAGAGAGGGGCTCCAAAGAGCCCTCAAAAGTGAGACTTTGAGTTACGCAAAGTAATCAAATACAAGAAAGGTATCGATAACACTCAAATGTGCAGATGAGAtttaattttcttcttcttctctactgcttagcctcattaTCTATGAGATTATCAGAAGTGTAAATGTGAGGTTCTTGCTATACAATATATAAGACCACAGAATTATTACGTACAATCATCAGGCATGCAAATGTGACCAGACCAAACCTATCCTAGATGTAAAAACAAATTACTCCAAATCATTACCTCACGTTTGGCCTTCTCACAAAATTTGGCGTCTATAGCAAGGTTGGATTCCCTGAGTGCAGTTTCCACGTCGTCATGGAAATTGGGGTGTCTGACGATGTTGACGTAGAGATGGGCAGCAGTGTAGTTGGCAGCATCGATGCCTCCATGGCCATCGAACACTCCATACAAGCACTGTTCTTCTTGGTCCTAGTGaacaaaacaatgacaaaaaaacatgttgcaAGATCATTTCTTCATCAGTGCTTGGATTTAGCGGTAGttaacaagacaaaacaaagagCAATTAAAAGTATATATACACTAAAAGAGGATAAGCAGGAATTGAAGGGAGCAGGTTTTTACGTTGAAGAAGGCTGTAAAACAACAGTTGCAGAAACCATGAGTGTATACTATTTTGTACTACTCAAAAACAATCTTTTTCATAACAGAACAAGAATTGTAGTCACTTATCTTAAGAAATTTCAGTACACTTTATTTGCTGCAATATACagtaaattctttttttttgcagggACTCAATTTCACAGGAGAAGGAGAACGGAGGTTTtcaagttcgcagttgaaacgaTTCTGTGGtaaatacaatggaaacacaaACTTTTCAAGATCTACACCAGCCAGAATTAAGGAGTTCTTCCTTACCTTTAGGTTAAAGAGGAAGTTGAGATCAGGAACTCTGAGGTGGCGGTCCTCCATTCTCCTGCGTGTGTTTTTGATGCTGCAGAGTGACGACTCTGGTAAGGACTTCCTACAGGGCTGCAGGCTTGGCAGGCCATCACTGCTCCATTCATTGCACAGCCCCCGTATTCTGTTGAATGCTGCTCTGGCCAATCTTTCAGCTTCAAGTTCTGAAACAAATCGAAGAAATAACTTAACAATACAACTCTCCATATAGTGCAAGAACAAAATCCACCACGTTAAAGATGGATTGACAGCATAAGCCATAAGGGAAGTCTTCCACATTCTCAACCTAGACAGTGTTGAACCataggacagaggcacctggcggtCCGCAAACCAGCCACAAGAtctatgtgcaagcacgtctaccTCTCGCGATATGGGGAACAACAGACAATGAAATGGATAGTGAGTGAATGTGAGCGTGTGATATTTAACAGAAAATGCATTGACAACTGGCGTTGGTGTGCACAGAATGTTACGTTTGAGTACACAGAAACCAGGGAGTTCCCAAAGGAAACTTACGAGGTTGTTGTTGGTCCTCTTCCTGCTCCTCCTCAGGCTGCTTGTAGTACTGGGTCAGGTCCTGGGAGAGAAACTCGTCCACCGTGTGTCTGGCAAGGGCAGCCGCAAGGAGCCACGGAGCAGCACTGGAGAGAGATAGGCAAACATTTAATACtggacatgttgttgtttacattgtGACACATAGTCATACTATAGGTCAGAAACTTTCTTtgatgtttctgtagcaggttGTATTTTTACAGTGAGGggctgctagcccttcccctcaAACGACCCTTC encodes the following:
- the LOC136440394 gene encoding protein phosphatase 1F-like; translated protein: MEVSQEDVDSSYKAFLQSFAEKYPADFSADDPLPLRLITFYLAPDEVEGELLDWILQWLDKCAAPWLLAAALARHTVDEFLSQDLTQYYKQPEEEQEEDQQQPQLEAERLARAAFNRIRGLCNEWSSDGLPSLQPCRKSLPESSLCSIKNTRRRMEDRHLRVPDLNFLFNLKDQEEQCLYGVFDGHGGIDAANYTAAHLYVNIVRHPNFHDDVETALRESNLAIDAKFCEKAKREGLRSGSTAVIALIRGSTLYVSWCGDSSAMVIRKESCLEIMDAHKPEREDERKRIEDLGGCVVHYGTWRVNGNLSVSRAIGDASEKPYISGEADVTKVPLDGSEEYLIVGCDGFWEHISQGQITDTIQVSITKNEGSRHQVAKDLVAMAKDNGSSDNITVIVVSLEGKHNQVDNNVGEGDAPKAKDDSNPGGNEDNSEGGSDTPNSSSSDATGSTFTSASGGPPLGTYSANYSGSCYSGRFLPQSHLRAKRPLHKTSSLPSSVGERPLHKTTSLPLSGGPSNVGKVVREKEVVTYLNVLEGNQIRLVGKTQGERSGRKSQVSPLSLSPILTEGAVSHQLPHTVRLSPSFQRKQQANQTSLIPVKRASNSPLTLPPVLQPTHPPLIMEDWVDVPRASLSFPPPKVDTNFKEKFMDFFLRRRNRVKPLPSV